The following are encoded together in the Zingiber officinale cultivar Zhangliang chromosome 8A, Zo_v1.1, whole genome shotgun sequence genome:
- the LOC122009504 gene encoding DNA repair protein RadA-like isoform X1, whose product MQSFRSHFLRRKLLVLSGSKSFAGARSLISSFVGARPLISSPVHFRSSSFHSSDRRWEEESRDSPASSVGVEVHKFSTYVDPLEGKIVTMQVADERDDNGGEAEASINTVAAAKVSSGSSSQELNSQETDENKQNSLSYAGVKRKSGKTKSTWVCENCGDIQAQWWGTCPNCQVVGKFKCFVESEVSKSRGAEISEALVSSWLPQESRISTPISLAEVTSGTDQSEWRIPPDRRWEEESRDSPASSVGVEVHKFSTYVDPLEGKIVTMQVADERDDNGGEAEVNINTVAAAKVSSGSSSQELNSQETDENKQNSLSYAGVKRKSGKTKTTWVCEDCGDIQAQWWGTCPNCQVVGKFKCFVESEVSKSRGAEISEALVSSWLPQESRISTPISLAEVTSGTDQSAWRIPLEGHFGLEFCRVLGGGLVPGSLVLIGGDPGVGKSTLLLQIAAILARGFSHGEPAPVVYASGEESIEQIGNRAQRMSITDKDLYLYSNTDIEDILEKITKLSPRALIVDSIQTVYLKGVTGSAGNVMQIKECTSALLRFAKQTNIPVFLSGHVTKTGDIAGPRILEHIVDAVFYMEGDRHTSYRLVRSVKNRFGSTDELGVFEMSEAGLQAVQNPSEIFLSEDFSDSDVLVGRAIAVTLDGSRTFLIEIQALCASDCSVRRYFNGIGDRKASLMIAVLIKQAGLKLQDNVIFLNVVGGFELSETAGDLAIAVAICSSFLEFPIPNNVAFIGEVGLGGELRSVPRIDKRLTALAKLGFTKCIIPETANKLPKSLNLDIEIIGCKNLKDVINVVFRKES is encoded by the exons ATGCAATCTTTCCGTAGTCATTTCCTTCGCCGCAAGCTCCTCGTTCTCTCTGGAAGCAAGTCCTTTGCGGGTGCTCGATCTCTCATTTCTTCCTTTGTGGGTGCTCGACCCCTCATTTCTTCGCCGGTTCACTTCCGAAGTAGTAGTTTTCATTCCAGCGATCGGCGATGGGAGGAAGAATCTAGGGATTCACCTGCATCCAGCGTGGGCGTGGAGGTGCATAAGTTTTCGACATACGTTGATCCTCTGGAGGGAAAGATCGTGACAATGCAAGTTGCAGACGAGAGAGATGATAACGGAGGAGAGGCTGAGGCGAGCATCAATACAGTGGCTGCCGCAAAGGTAAGTAGTGGTAGTAGCAGCCAGGAGCTCAATAGTCAGGAGACTGACGAAAATAAGCAGAATTCCCTATCCTATGCTGGTGTAAAGAGGAAGTCGGGGAAGACGAAGTCTACTTGGGTTTGTGAAAATTGCGGAGATATACAAGCACAGTGGTGGGGAACGTGCCCAAACTGCCAAGTGGTAGGTAAGTTTAAGTGCTTCGTGGAGTCTGAGGTGAGCAAGTCAAGGGGGGCTGAGATTTCTGAAGCCCTAGTTAGTTCGTGGCTCCCCCAGGAGTCAAGAATAAGCACCCCTATCAGCTTGGCCGAAGTGACATCGGGCACAGACCAGTCAGAATGGAGAATTCCGCC CGATCGGCGATGGGAGGAAGAATCTAGGGATTCACCTGCATCCAGCGTGGGCGTGGAGGTGCATAAGTTTTCGACATACGTTGATCCTCTGGAGGGAAAGATCGTGACAATGCAAGTTGCAGACGAGAGAGATGATAACGGAGGAGAGGCGGAGGTGAACATCAATACAGTGGCTGCCGCAAAGGTAAGTAGTGGTAGTAGCAGCCAGGAGCTCAATAGTCAGGAGACTGACGAAAATAAGCAGAATTCCCTATCCTATGCTGGTGTAAAGAGGAAGTCGGGGAAGACGAAGACTACTTGGGTTTGTGAAGATTGCGGAGATATACAAGCACAGTGGTGGGGAACGTGCCCAAACTGCCAAGTGGTAGGTAAGTTTAAGTGCTTCGTGGAGTCTGAGGTGAGCAAGTCAAGGGGGGCTGAGATTTCTGAAGCCCTAGTTAGTTCGTGGCTCCCCCAGGAGTCAAGAATAAGCACCCCTATCAGCTTGGCCGAAGTGACATCAGGCACAGACCAGTCAGCATGGAGAATTCCGCT AGAGGGACACTTTGGATTGGAGTTCTGTAGGGTTCTTGGTGGTGGTCTCGTGCCAG GCTCCTTAGTTTTAATTGGTGGCGACCCTGGAGTTGGCAAGAGTACACTACTATTGCAG ATTGCTGCTATTTTAGCTCGAGGATTCAGTCATGGAGAACCTGCTCCAGTTGTATATGCATCTGGTGAGGAG AGCATTGAACAAATAGGAAACAGGGCACAGCGTATGAGCATCACAGACAAGGATCTTTACTTGTATTCAAATACAGACATTGAG GATATATTGGAAAAAATAACAAAACTGTCCCCACGGGCTCTTATTGTTGATTCTATTCAGACTGTTTATTTGAAAGGAGTTACTGGTAGTGCTGGAAATGTGATGCAG ATTAAGGAGTGCACATCGGCCTTACTCCGATTTGCTAAGCAGACAAATATCCCTGTTTTCTTG AGCGGGCATGTGACAAAAACAGGAGATATTGCTGGGCCTCGCATCTTGGAGCATATAGTGGATGCTGTTTTCTATATGGAG GGTGATAGGCACACATCTTATCGGCTAGTGCGCTCTGTGAAGAACCGCTTTGGTTCAACTGATGAG CTTGGAGTGTTTGAAATGTCAGAAGCTGGCTTGCAAGCTGTCCAAAATCCAAGTGAAATATTCCTAAGTGAAGACTTTTCTGACTCTGATGTATTAGTTGGTCGTGCAATAGCAGTAACCCTTGATGGTTCTCGAACTTTTTTGATTGAGATCCAG GCATTATGCGCATCTGATTGTTCAGTTAGAAGATATTTCAACGGGATAGGGGACCGTAAAGCTTCTTTGATGATTGCT GTCCTTATTAAACAAGCTGGTCTGAAGCTTCAAGACAAT GTCATTTTCCTCAATGTTGTTGGTGGATTTGAGTTGTCAGAGACTGCAGGAGATCTGGCGATAGCAGTCGCAATTTGCAGCAG CTTCCTGGAGTTTCCAATCCCGAACAATGTTGCTTTCATCGGAGAGGTTGGGCTTGGCGGCGAGCTTCGCTCT GTCCCCAGAATCGACAAGCGATTAACGGCTCTTGCCAAACTGGGTTTCACGAAGTGCATCATACCAGAGACAGCCAATAAATTGCCGAAGTCCCTGAATCTGGATATCGAAATCATCGGCTGCAAAAATTTGAAAGACGTCATCAACGTTGTGTTTAGGAAAGAGTCCTAA
- the LOC122009504 gene encoding DNA repair protein RadA-like isoform X2, with the protein MQSFRSHFLRRKLLVLSGSKSFAGARSLISSFVGARPLISSPVHFRSSSFHSSDRRWEEESRDSPASSVGVEVHKFSTYVDPLEGKIVTMQVADERDDNGGEAEASINTVAAAKVSSGSSSQELNSQETDENKQNSLSYAGVKRKSGKTKSTWVCENCGDIQAQWWGTCPNCQVVGKFKCFVESEVSKSRGAEISEALVSSWLPQESRISTPISLAEVTSGTDQSEWRIPPEGHFGLEFCRVLGGGLVPGSLVLIGGDPGVGKSTLLLQIAAILARGFSHGEPAPVVYASGEESIEQIGNRAQRMSITDKDLYLYSNTDIEDILEKITKLSPRALIVDSIQTVYLKGVTGSAGNVMQIKECTSALLRFAKQTNIPVFLSGHVTKTGDIAGPRILEHIVDAVFYMEGDRHTSYRLVRSVKNRFGSTDELGVFEMSEAGLQAVQNPSEIFLSEDFSDSDVLVGRAIAVTLDGSRTFLIEIQALCASDCSVRRYFNGIGDRKASLMIAVLIKQAGLKLQDNVIFLNVVGGFELSETAGDLAIAVAICSSFLEFPIPNNVAFIGEVGLGGELRSVPRIDKRLTALAKLGFTKCIIPETANKLPKSLNLDIEIIGCKNLKDVINVVFRKES; encoded by the exons ATGCAATCTTTCCGTAGTCATTTCCTTCGCCGCAAGCTCCTCGTTCTCTCTGGAAGCAAGTCCTTTGCGGGTGCTCGATCTCTCATTTCTTCCTTTGTGGGTGCTCGACCCCTCATTTCTTCGCCGGTTCACTTCCGAAGTAGTAGTTTTCATTCCAGCGATCGGCGATGGGAGGAAGAATCTAGGGATTCACCTGCATCCAGCGTGGGCGTGGAGGTGCATAAGTTTTCGACATACGTTGATCCTCTGGAGGGAAAGATCGTGACAATGCAAGTTGCAGACGAGAGAGATGATAACGGAGGAGAGGCTGAGGCGAGCATCAATACAGTGGCTGCCGCAAAGGTAAGTAGTGGTAGTAGCAGCCAGGAGCTCAATAGTCAGGAGACTGACGAAAATAAGCAGAATTCCCTATCCTATGCTGGTGTAAAGAGGAAGTCGGGGAAGACGAAGTCTACTTGGGTTTGTGAAAATTGCGGAGATATACAAGCACAGTGGTGGGGAACGTGCCCAAACTGCCAAGTGGTAGGTAAGTTTAAGTGCTTCGTGGAGTCTGAGGTGAGCAAGTCAAGGGGGGCTGAGATTTCTGAAGCCCTAGTTAGTTCGTGGCTCCCCCAGGAGTCAAGAATAAGCACCCCTATCAGCTTGGCCGAAGTGACATCGGGCACAGACCAGTCAGAATGGAGAATTCCGCC AGAGGGACACTTTGGATTGGAGTTCTGTAGGGTTCTTGGTGGTGGTCTCGTGCCAG GCTCCTTAGTTTTAATTGGTGGCGACCCTGGAGTTGGCAAGAGTACACTACTATTGCAG ATTGCTGCTATTTTAGCTCGAGGATTCAGTCATGGAGAACCTGCTCCAGTTGTATATGCATCTGGTGAGGAG AGCATTGAACAAATAGGAAACAGGGCACAGCGTATGAGCATCACAGACAAGGATCTTTACTTGTATTCAAATACAGACATTGAG GATATATTGGAAAAAATAACAAAACTGTCCCCACGGGCTCTTATTGTTGATTCTATTCAGACTGTTTATTTGAAAGGAGTTACTGGTAGTGCTGGAAATGTGATGCAG ATTAAGGAGTGCACATCGGCCTTACTCCGATTTGCTAAGCAGACAAATATCCCTGTTTTCTTG AGCGGGCATGTGACAAAAACAGGAGATATTGCTGGGCCTCGCATCTTGGAGCATATAGTGGATGCTGTTTTCTATATGGAG GGTGATAGGCACACATCTTATCGGCTAGTGCGCTCTGTGAAGAACCGCTTTGGTTCAACTGATGAG CTTGGAGTGTTTGAAATGTCAGAAGCTGGCTTGCAAGCTGTCCAAAATCCAAGTGAAATATTCCTAAGTGAAGACTTTTCTGACTCTGATGTATTAGTTGGTCGTGCAATAGCAGTAACCCTTGATGGTTCTCGAACTTTTTTGATTGAGATCCAG GCATTATGCGCATCTGATTGTTCAGTTAGAAGATATTTCAACGGGATAGGGGACCGTAAAGCTTCTTTGATGATTGCT GTCCTTATTAAACAAGCTGGTCTGAAGCTTCAAGACAAT GTCATTTTCCTCAATGTTGTTGGTGGATTTGAGTTGTCAGAGACTGCAGGAGATCTGGCGATAGCAGTCGCAATTTGCAGCAG CTTCCTGGAGTTTCCAATCCCGAACAATGTTGCTTTCATCGGAGAGGTTGGGCTTGGCGGCGAGCTTCGCTCT GTCCCCAGAATCGACAAGCGATTAACGGCTCTTGCCAAACTGGGTTTCACGAAGTGCATCATACCAGAGACAGCCAATAAATTGCCGAAGTCCCTGAATCTGGATATCGAAATCATCGGCTGCAAAAATTTGAAAGACGTCATCAACGTTGTGTTTAGGAAAGAGTCCTAA
- the LOC122010961 gene encoding exopolygalacturonase-like, producing the protein MDSNNAILAISLLFSIWCATCVAQSSNVYNVKEHGALGNGKNDDTKAFQATWDVSCAVEGNPTILIPKGSYLVGPLLFKGPCKGVMAIDLRGQLLASTNLNAYTKNWVDFQYINGLVILGGGIFNGQGSSAWPYNKCPKKWSCKILPMSLVFSFVKNAKIKSISSVDSKLFHIHIFSSENFDIESVTISAPGDSPNTDGIHVADSTNVTIRDATIGTGDDCISIGPGNSNLTISNVHCGPGHGISVGSLGKNSGETDVIGLTVRNCTLNGTTNGLRIKTWQSSPTLLKAAHFTYEDITMNNVYNPIIIDQEYCPYVSCAEKDPSRVQIYDIKFTNVKGTSSSAEAIKFICSSSFPCQGVILNDIDLHYTGDARGNKTTTSTCANVHGKSNENVKPNPCI; encoded by the exons ATGGATTCGAACAACGCCATCCTTGCAATTAGCTTGTTGTTCTCGATATGGTGCGCTACATGTGTTGCCCAATCGAGCAATGTTTATAATGTGAAGGAGCATGGAGCACTAGGAAATGGCAAAAATGATGACACAAAG GCTTTTCAAGCGACATGGGATGTATCTTGTGCCGTCGAAGGGAATCCAACGATACTAATCCCCAAAGGATCGTATTTGGTCGGTCCTTTACTCTTCAAAGGGCCTTGCAAAGGTGTCATGGCGATCGATTTGAGAGGGCAATTGCTTGCATCGACCAATCTCAATGCTTACACTAAAAATTGGGTTGACTTCCAATACATAAATGGACTAGTGATATTGGGCGGTGGAATATTCAACGGACAAGGATCTTCGGCATGGCCTTACAATAAATGCCCAAAGAAATGGAGTTGCAAGATTCTCCCAATG TCATTGGTGTTCAGTTTTGTGAAGAATGCAAAGATCAAAAGCATTTCCTCTGTGGATAGCAAACTATTCCACATTCATATTTTTTCATCAGAGAATTTCGATATCGAGTCTGTGACCATCAGTGCCCCTGGAGACAGCCCAAACACTGATGGCATTCATGTTGCTGATTCCACCAATGTCACCATTAGAGATGCCACCATTGGCACTGGGGATGATTGCATCTCCATTGGACCAGGAAACTCCAACCTAACCATCTCTAATGTGCATTGTGGCCCTGGCCATGGCATTAGTGTTGGGAGCCTCGGTAAGAACTCGGGCGAAACCGATGTCATTGGCTTGACGGTTAGGAATTGCACCTTGAATGGCACGACCAACGGGTTGCGGATCAAGACATGGCAATCTTCTCCGACTCTGTTGAAGGCTGCCCACTTTACCTACGAGGACATCACCATgaacaacgtctacaaccccatcATAATAGACCAAGAGTATTGCCCCTACGTTTCTTGCGCCGAAAAG GATCCATCTCGTGTTCAAATCTACGATATCAAGTTCACAAATGTCAAGGGAACTTCTTCCTCGGCGGAAGCCATCAAGTTCATTTGTAGTAGCTCGTTTCCATGTCAAGGTGTGATACTAAATGATATCGACTTACATTACACCGGCGATGCAAGAGGGAACAAGACGACAACATCAACCTGTGCCAACGTTCATGGAAAATCAAATGAGAATGTGAAGCCAAATCCATGCATTTGA
- the LOC122009504 gene encoding DNA repair protein RadA-like isoform X3, translating into MQSFRSHFLRRKLLVLSGSKSFAGARSLISSFVGARPLISSPVHFRSSSFHSSDRRWEEESRDSPASSVGVEVHKFSTYVDPLEGKIVTMQVADERDDNGGEAEVNINTVAAAKVSSGSSSQELNSQETDENKQNSLSYAGVKRKSGKTKTTWVCEDCGDIQAQWWGTCPNCQVVGKFKCFVESEVSKSRGAEISEALVSSWLPQESRISTPISLAEVTSGTDQSAWRIPLEGHFGLEFCRVLGGGLVPGSLVLIGGDPGVGKSTLLLQIAAILARGFSHGEPAPVVYASGEESIEQIGNRAQRMSITDKDLYLYSNTDIEDILEKITKLSPRALIVDSIQTVYLKGVTGSAGNVMQIKECTSALLRFAKQTNIPVFLSGHVTKTGDIAGPRILEHIVDAVFYMEGDRHTSYRLVRSVKNRFGSTDELGVFEMSEAGLQAVQNPSEIFLSEDFSDSDVLVGRAIAVTLDGSRTFLIEIQALCASDCSVRRYFNGIGDRKASLMIAVLIKQAGLKLQDNVIFLNVVGGFELSETAGDLAIAVAICSSFLEFPIPNNVAFIGEVGLGGELRSVPRIDKRLTALAKLGFTKCIIPETANKLPKSLNLDIEIIGCKNLKDVINVVFRKES; encoded by the exons ATGCAATCTTTCCGTAGTCATTTCCTTCGCCGCAAGCTCCTCGTTCTCTCTGGAAGCAAGTCCTTTGCGGGTGCTCGATCTCTCATTTCTTCCTTTGTGGGTGCTCGACCCCTCATTTCTTCGCCGGTTCACTTCCGAAGTAGTAGTTTTC ATTCCAGCGATCGGCGATGGGAGGAAGAATCTAGGGATTCACCTGCATCCAGCGTGGGCGTGGAGGTGCATAAGTTTTCGACATACGTTGATCCTCTGGAGGGAAAGATCGTGACAATGCAAGTTGCAGACGAGAGAGATGATAACGGAGGAGAGGCGGAGGTGAACATCAATACAGTGGCTGCCGCAAAGGTAAGTAGTGGTAGTAGCAGCCAGGAGCTCAATAGTCAGGAGACTGACGAAAATAAGCAGAATTCCCTATCCTATGCTGGTGTAAAGAGGAAGTCGGGGAAGACGAAGACTACTTGGGTTTGTGAAGATTGCGGAGATATACAAGCACAGTGGTGGGGAACGTGCCCAAACTGCCAAGTGGTAGGTAAGTTTAAGTGCTTCGTGGAGTCTGAGGTGAGCAAGTCAAGGGGGGCTGAGATTTCTGAAGCCCTAGTTAGTTCGTGGCTCCCCCAGGAGTCAAGAATAAGCACCCCTATCAGCTTGGCCGAAGTGACATCAGGCACAGACCAGTCAGCATGGAGAATTCCGCT AGAGGGACACTTTGGATTGGAGTTCTGTAGGGTTCTTGGTGGTGGTCTCGTGCCAG GCTCCTTAGTTTTAATTGGTGGCGACCCTGGAGTTGGCAAGAGTACACTACTATTGCAG ATTGCTGCTATTTTAGCTCGAGGATTCAGTCATGGAGAACCTGCTCCAGTTGTATATGCATCTGGTGAGGAG AGCATTGAACAAATAGGAAACAGGGCACAGCGTATGAGCATCACAGACAAGGATCTTTACTTGTATTCAAATACAGACATTGAG GATATATTGGAAAAAATAACAAAACTGTCCCCACGGGCTCTTATTGTTGATTCTATTCAGACTGTTTATTTGAAAGGAGTTACTGGTAGTGCTGGAAATGTGATGCAG ATTAAGGAGTGCACATCGGCCTTACTCCGATTTGCTAAGCAGACAAATATCCCTGTTTTCTTG AGCGGGCATGTGACAAAAACAGGAGATATTGCTGGGCCTCGCATCTTGGAGCATATAGTGGATGCTGTTTTCTATATGGAG GGTGATAGGCACACATCTTATCGGCTAGTGCGCTCTGTGAAGAACCGCTTTGGTTCAACTGATGAG CTTGGAGTGTTTGAAATGTCAGAAGCTGGCTTGCAAGCTGTCCAAAATCCAAGTGAAATATTCCTAAGTGAAGACTTTTCTGACTCTGATGTATTAGTTGGTCGTGCAATAGCAGTAACCCTTGATGGTTCTCGAACTTTTTTGATTGAGATCCAG GCATTATGCGCATCTGATTGTTCAGTTAGAAGATATTTCAACGGGATAGGGGACCGTAAAGCTTCTTTGATGATTGCT GTCCTTATTAAACAAGCTGGTCTGAAGCTTCAAGACAAT GTCATTTTCCTCAATGTTGTTGGTGGATTTGAGTTGTCAGAGACTGCAGGAGATCTGGCGATAGCAGTCGCAATTTGCAGCAG CTTCCTGGAGTTTCCAATCCCGAACAATGTTGCTTTCATCGGAGAGGTTGGGCTTGGCGGCGAGCTTCGCTCT GTCCCCAGAATCGACAAGCGATTAACGGCTCTTGCCAAACTGGGTTTCACGAAGTGCATCATACCAGAGACAGCCAATAAATTGCCGAAGTCCCTGAATCTGGATATCGAAATCATCGGCTGCAAAAATTTGAAAGACGTCATCAACGTTGTGTTTAGGAAAGAGTCCTAA
- the LOC122009504 gene encoding DNA repair protein RadA-like isoform X4 has product MQSFRSHFLRRKLLVLSGSKSFAGARSLISSFVGARPLISSPVHFRSSSFHSSDRRWEEESRDSPASSVGVEVHKFSTYVDPLEGKIVTMQVADERDDNGGEAEVNINTVAAAKVSSGSSSQELNSQETDENKQNSLSYAGVKRKSGKTKTTWVCEDCGDIQAQWWGTCPNCQVVGKFKCFVESEVSKSRGAEISEALVSSWLPQESRISTPISLAEVTSGTDQSAWRIPLEGHFGLEFCRVLGGGLVPGSLVLIGGDPGVGKSTLLLQIAAILARGFSHGEPAPVVYASGEESIEQIGNRAQRMSITDKDLYLYSNTDIEDILEKITKLSPRALIVDSIQTVYLKGVTGSAGNVMQIKECTSALLRFAKQTNIPVFLSGHVTKTGDIAGPRILEHIVDAVFYMEGDRHTSYRLVRSVKNRFGSTDELGVFEMSEAGLQAVQNPSEIFLSEDFSDSDVLVGRAIAVTLDGSRTFLIEIQALCASDCSVRRYFNGIGDRKASLMIAVLIKQAGLKLQDNVIFLNVVGGFELSETAGDLAIAVAICSSFLEFPIPNNVAFIGEVGLGGELRSVPRIDKRLTALAKLGFTKCIIPETANKLPKSLNLDIEIIGCKNLKDVINVVFRKES; this is encoded by the exons ATGCAATCTTTCCGTAGTCATTTCCTTCGCCGCAAGCTCCTCGTTCTCTCTGGAAGCAAGTCCTTTGCGGGTGCTCGATCTCTCATTTCTTCCTTTGTGGGTGCTCGACCCCTCATTTCTTCGCCGGTTCACTTCCGAAGTAGTAGTTTTCATTCCAGCGATCGGCGATGGGAGGAAGAATCTAGGGATTCACCTGCATCCAGCGTGGGCGTGGAGGTGCATAAGTTTTCGACATACGTTGATCCTCTGGAGGGAAAG ATCGTGACAATGCAAGTTGCAGACGAGAGAGATGATAACGGAGGAGAGGCGGAGGTGAACATCAATACAGTGGCTGCCGCAAAGGTAAGTAGTGGTAGTAGCAGCCAGGAGCTCAATAGTCAGGAGACTGACGAAAATAAGCAGAATTCCCTATCCTATGCTGGTGTAAAGAGGAAGTCGGGGAAGACGAAGACTACTTGGGTTTGTGAAGATTGCGGAGATATACAAGCACAGTGGTGGGGAACGTGCCCAAACTGCCAAGTGGTAGGTAAGTTTAAGTGCTTCGTGGAGTCTGAGGTGAGCAAGTCAAGGGGGGCTGAGATTTCTGAAGCCCTAGTTAGTTCGTGGCTCCCCCAGGAGTCAAGAATAAGCACCCCTATCAGCTTGGCCGAAGTGACATCAGGCACAGACCAGTCAGCATGGAGAATTCCGCT AGAGGGACACTTTGGATTGGAGTTCTGTAGGGTTCTTGGTGGTGGTCTCGTGCCAG GCTCCTTAGTTTTAATTGGTGGCGACCCTGGAGTTGGCAAGAGTACACTACTATTGCAG ATTGCTGCTATTTTAGCTCGAGGATTCAGTCATGGAGAACCTGCTCCAGTTGTATATGCATCTGGTGAGGAG AGCATTGAACAAATAGGAAACAGGGCACAGCGTATGAGCATCACAGACAAGGATCTTTACTTGTATTCAAATACAGACATTGAG GATATATTGGAAAAAATAACAAAACTGTCCCCACGGGCTCTTATTGTTGATTCTATTCAGACTGTTTATTTGAAAGGAGTTACTGGTAGTGCTGGAAATGTGATGCAG ATTAAGGAGTGCACATCGGCCTTACTCCGATTTGCTAAGCAGACAAATATCCCTGTTTTCTTG AGCGGGCATGTGACAAAAACAGGAGATATTGCTGGGCCTCGCATCTTGGAGCATATAGTGGATGCTGTTTTCTATATGGAG GGTGATAGGCACACATCTTATCGGCTAGTGCGCTCTGTGAAGAACCGCTTTGGTTCAACTGATGAG CTTGGAGTGTTTGAAATGTCAGAAGCTGGCTTGCAAGCTGTCCAAAATCCAAGTGAAATATTCCTAAGTGAAGACTTTTCTGACTCTGATGTATTAGTTGGTCGTGCAATAGCAGTAACCCTTGATGGTTCTCGAACTTTTTTGATTGAGATCCAG GCATTATGCGCATCTGATTGTTCAGTTAGAAGATATTTCAACGGGATAGGGGACCGTAAAGCTTCTTTGATGATTGCT GTCCTTATTAAACAAGCTGGTCTGAAGCTTCAAGACAAT GTCATTTTCCTCAATGTTGTTGGTGGATTTGAGTTGTCAGAGACTGCAGGAGATCTGGCGATAGCAGTCGCAATTTGCAGCAG CTTCCTGGAGTTTCCAATCCCGAACAATGTTGCTTTCATCGGAGAGGTTGGGCTTGGCGGCGAGCTTCGCTCT GTCCCCAGAATCGACAAGCGATTAACGGCTCTTGCCAAACTGGGTTTCACGAAGTGCATCATACCAGAGACAGCCAATAAATTGCCGAAGTCCCTGAATCTGGATATCGAAATCATCGGCTGCAAAAATTTGAAAGACGTCATCAACGTTGTGTTTAGGAAAGAGTCCTAA